GTACTaggatattttatataaaataagtaaaaagaatAGTGAAAGGAAAAATAGTAGTAATATATACGTGTATTGTCTGGCGACTTACATCGCGTGGTATGAGGGTAAAAGTCTTTGCAGCTATTGTGAAACTTATAACTTCAGACAGCTTGTCATAATTAGAGCAGTCTGCTGCTACTCCGATTTGCTTATTAATCTTGACGATCAAATTCTAAGAATTACAATTACGGAGAAAAgggttaaaatttaatttaacaaATGAAATGATGagagataattaattaaaaaagaaagactTACCGGTGGACCACGAATGTATGTACTCCCCGAGTCCACAACAACTTTGCATCCCTTGGAGCAAACTTTTGTGTCAATTTTGCCCACAAAAAAGGAGTACATCATAAATTTGTTAAGCGGCCCTTCAGCATCAACGTAGGTATGAGCTCCCGTAAAGTGCTCTTGGTCTATACCTCCAAATACTATCTCCCCACCATCTTCAGCAGAATCACTGTACCGTCGAAGCCATATCGAGAACACTTTCTTTGTAACCAACCCTTCATCCATCATCGTTCTCCAGACGGGACGAGCTCCTGTGATGGTCGATTTCGATATGCCTGAAAGTCCAAATATGCCATCCCATGGCCTTTCGTAAATCCGTCTACCCGGAGCTTCAGTTGCCTCGATGAACGCTTGCTGCTTGATGCGTAACCCGCCTATCTCGACCGCATCGTTGCTCATGAACCCCTTCAGAGAACCTGTTCCGTATCTGATTTCTGCTTTCTTccctgtatatatataatagatagGTTTAAAATTCACAGACACAAAACCCACcgattatatataactatacaTGCATAAAATATTACACGATAATCGTATTTACGGAATATTATACAGCTTACCATTGGGTTTATAAGTTTTTGATGCGCTTGATCTATACCTTTTGCTTCCCGGTTTAGGCCATTTTAAAGAAGGAACCCACAGGTCGAAACTCCCGGTGTCAAACAACACGTTGAAAGGCTGACCCGGAGTTCCTACCATAATTTGCCCGAAGTAAGTATTGTCATTAACATTTGTTAAAGTTACATCGTCCTTGCTCCACAAAGTTTTCGTACTTTTCAGTGGGATTCTCATCATGGCTTGACCTAGCAAAAGAAATGAATTATTTATACATGTGAAATAtcatatacacacacatatatcaaatattgttttaagaaaaaactaCCTGTAGCATATCGAGAGACAAGGAAAAGAATAAGACCAGCAGCTATAATAAACCTTAAGCTAATAGTCATggtttctctctttcttctgtttttttttcttttcaaaatttaactaTGCTATGCTGCAACTCAAGAGTTAAGACCGTATTTATAGAAACAGAAACCGAGAGGGGAGAGAGGATAGTTGAACACTTAGTATATTTTTCATTTGGAAATGTAGACCAAAAATTTTGCATGTTTGTACTtatagaataatattattttatcctatttttgtctttatttATTTGACCAATTTTGTCTTTTTGTCATTTCTCTTATCAAAGATAATGAAAcaaatagttttacaaaacaaaaaattacgAAAAATAGGaacaattcaaaacaaaaactcatGTCAATGTATTAGTATTTTgtcaaaaactaaaacttgttcaataaaaatttaaaattttgttccacgcattataaattttatattctacAAAAATGACacagaaaaaaatgaatattttgttaGATAATATACTTATATTAGTATAAGTAATCTATATATCTCAAagctttcatttttttaatgtattatatTCTTAACTTATCACTGTAAATTTGTAGGAATATGCAATCTACAAACATCTCAATGTTCTAAGATTAGTTAATTTTGAGTTCGAACCTCTTATCTTGTTTCTAGACTGAGTAGAATTTGTAATCCATGGATAATCATAAccaaatatcttaaaatatggAAAGTACACTTACCAAATATTTTGAAGATATATACAAATCTTTTCTATTTCCATATTTGAGtcattttttgttaacaaaaaaaaattgaaaaaccaCTTGTATAATCATgaccaaatatcataaaatatggAAATTATAGTTACCAAACATTTCGAAGATATATGCAAATCTTTCATATTCCATATTTTTAATCgattttcttaacattttttttgaaatatcgattctattttttttttaaattatatagtgGTATCCTGGTCCCCATAAAAGTGGGTGAAAACTAGCCATGTGTTAGTAGGCTATGTTTTCTGCCCACATATCTCATGTTTCTGGTAATGCTGAAATGTTAATTTCACAGTGGCCGGGACTTAAACCCGGATGGTTTCACCGTATTGGACTTTGACCTCAAATTAATCACCACCAAACCACAAGTCCTGGTTTGAAATATCAGTTCGTTCTAGCGTAAGAATCCCaatgattttaagtttttaacacCATCTTCTTCTCTATTATGCATATCTATACAAGCATATCTATATGTCATGTGGTGCATGGGAACTGGGTGAAGCTACATGATGGGGATTTCTCGGTTgagggtattgttttgggttagGGTGTTTAAGGTAATGTTTTCGGTTTGAAAAATTGTGTTCCAACAGGAGGGTGTTGTGTTCAGGACATCAAAACAtacttgagaaaaaaaaaagatatttttaagaCCATGTCCCTAAACAGAGCATGCATTCGTTACAGGTCTCAACTAAGAAAGCTCGTTTATCTCAAAGCACATAAATTTCATCGCCAAAATGCTGATGGCGTTTACTCACAGACACATTCAACACATAAACCAACTAAATAAACTCACAATTGTAATTTAACAACCATAAACTTAAGATTTGATAACTAAGACGTTGCACATAGCACAAACCAAATCCAAGATGATGTATATGAGAAAATTATAGCAGGAAGATAAATATGTTTGAAATTGAGACTACAACAACCCATAGAGTAATCCAAAACTCATTTTAAATCTCCTAGAAAAAACGAAACAGAGAGAGCTGAATATATAGATAAAGCAGAAGGCAGATCGATCTTCTCATAGGTGAACATGGTAAATTTAACGCTCTCACTTGCAAAATAATTGAAAAGGTACACTAATAGAGTTGAGATTCCCAATCACATTTGTTTGAAATTTGGGACAGACCATTGAGCATTAGATAATTGAATGGACGAAAAGATACTTGGATGTGGTCTTTTAATTTCTTGTGTGCCAAGATTGAAGATAAGTATATCTTTTTCACTCCAAAAATGATCCAAAACAGAATCACAATAGTTATTATGATTGCCACTGAAATATATTGAATTTCCATCGATTTCTTGGATGGTGTTGGCATGCACGGTGATACCAAGATCCAAAATTATCGCTTCTTGCTCTCCCAAAGAATCAAATTTCTCCCACTCACTATTTGATGAATCCAACTTGTAGATGCGGAAGTACCAAACATCAGAATTGTACGAAACTATGCTCTTAACCCTCAGAACTTCACCAGTCACTCTGACTACAAGATTTTCATTCTTGATCCTACATATATGAGTATTAAAACACCACTTTCCCATATCATCATAGTTAACTTGCGTCTCAAAGATTTGTCGCGGAATGTCTTGAGAAAAATCCAAGACTTTGACATCACGAGACCAACTAGTATACAAATAAAGATTATGATCTTTGTATAGCATGTCAGCAAAAAAGTCAAAAATCTCAATTTGTTTCCAAAATTTATCACCTTTTCTGGAATATACCAAAAATCGGAGTTGGATTATCCACATAACCACATAATCTTTGGTTTTCTCGTCGAACCAGAATAAAACATAACTGTTGTTATCGAATCTTACAAGAAACATATCATTTTCAGTCTCCTCAATGTCAAGTTGAGATCGATCTTCTCACAGGTGAATATATTCAAAATGTATATTATATTGTATTGATGATCGTCTTGCATCAAGGGACAACTTCCATAAGTAGCCAAGCAATTACTATTTGCAAAGTTGACACCTAGATTTTGAATTCTATATAACTTGTCTTCTTTTTCCTTGGGATTAAACAAGAGGCAGTAATCTTTACctttttctggaaatagaatcAACCAtgggttttgattgtttggtgAAGATTGTTTGGATGCATAGTGCCAAGATGAACAAACAGATTTAGCCCTTTGAAAATCTGCAAAACTAAGACGTTCAAAAACTAACTGCATGAGATCTGAAGGGAGCTTTGACCACATGCTTGGTTCCATCTCACCACAACTCACTACttgataaattttagaaattacaAAGctctatctctttttttttgggtcattACATTTGAGAGCTCCGTCTCTTTATATTACTTTGAGCATGTATACTACTCCAATCTATACAAAATGTAATATCTCACGgtaatcaatttttttcaaaagaaaaatatattctttcttaatttaataatatatttggaAATCATAATTTGGATGCATGTCCATAAGAAATGTGTAGACAGTAAGTAAttctttaatttgtttaaacaagtaatttttataaagaaaaaaaatcctagtttgatatttgattaaaaagaaagaaaatcaggATGCCTGCATgcatatattaagtttataatttagaagGAAAAAATATCAACATCATACGTAATATATAAGcgaattacaaatatatatatatatatatatatatatatatatatatataaattgttaaacaatTACAAACTGattaaaatattactaaaatcaACGTTACTTCGGATTCGTTACTCTTCATGATCATCTCACTCATAAGATCAATGACTAAGAAATTTGTATAGATTAAACGAATAAACTCTTAACAAAGGATCTTCGACTTCAAAGATAAAGCAAGTTTTGTCATTCGACCATTAAAGCCCGGTGGGAAGATTCTGCGACTCTCagatatatacaaaaatgaTTTAGTATCTAATAATTTATTAGTAGATACTACCTCTTGCTGTACAGATTCTCAAGTAAGGAAGTTAGTGCATTTAGAGGTTGTGGCTTTTGATTTAAATTACAGAGATACAACCATCACTCACTTCCTTCCCAACCTAACCAAAATAGCCTCATGCTTTGCAGCTCCCCATTTGTCATGATTTAAGTGGTTcatcataaatttaaataaatatatattatattaaattattattatttgtggATTTAGATATTGATTTTAAGAACTTTACcaatattactattttaaacttaaaaaaatttagagcaATCATTGGTGGATATCTATATGGGTATCTCACTAatattaatgtaatatttttaatataatataattatgttattaaaatttaaatgaaataaGAGTTTAAACAATGAATATAAAGACAAGTgctatagattttttttgggtttcttcaTGAAAAAAAACTCGTCTCGTTCTATTTTACctactttaattattttttgcttgTTTAATAGAAAGAAACCCATTTTGATATCCTCCATAAAGATGTTCTTATAATTAGTTCTTACATCTCttctttaatattataataaaatgatgtTTATTCTTTTGTAGGTAGTTTATAGTTAGTTCTTACATCTCTTGATTTAACGAActgaaaaaaaactaatagataaaacatatttgatactttttaattaataaaatatatagtatgtCTCATAATAACACAAGACGGAGATAATAAGAGAAATTAAGTCGACTTGGCGAATCCAAATTAACAGTTCCTAGAGTCTGGTAGTCTTAAATAGTCAGCGCCTAACATTTTAGAGGttcaaaacaaacattttaaaattttactatgaaatataataaatatatataccaacaaaaatatatccaaaattgtatatacattaaatttAGCAAAGAGACAAAACTATAATAGTAAaaacttaatataaaattatataggtGATTGTGAATATCTTCATCActtatatatgttattaaaatatatacaatctagataaaatattttaagtgataaaataatataaaaatgtaaaatataatattaaaaaaatatttgataaaatatgaaaaaagcaaaaaatcatcaaaatataataaattatgataataaataagtttaaaatataaaagcaaTAGTAATAGTTATACATCTCTTGATAATAAGTTCATACTTCTCTTGATTTAATGAACCGAAAAGAAACTACAAGAGAAATATTgccaatttttctttttattttaattaataatttatagagtatgTATCATGATACCACCAGAGGGTAGGAGATAATAAGATAAATTATTTGGACTTGGCGAATCCGACTTTAATAGTTCCTGGAGTCTGGTAGTCCCAAACAGTATGAAATGCTCGAATTAATGGCGTGCCAAGTTGCCTACACAATcaaaaacacacataaataattttaggGCATATTTGCCAAATAatcaaaaaataagaaaaattaaaattttggagaaATAGTAGAGAGAGATTGGAAGAGAAAATAGGAGAGAGAAGATGTTTTTAGTTAGTTagtgaatttaaaataattttgtgtaTATTGGGGCAAATTTCTCataattttaaagattttctttttaaaaagacGAAGTAAAAGATATATACTAAAAGATATTAAAGATGAAAAACTTACCATAAATCAGTCGTACCATCCGGGAATACACTCTTGCATTTCCCATTCTTTCTCTCAATGTACtaggattttttttatagaaaataagtAAAGAAAATAGTGAAAGgaaaaataagaatatatatgtgtattgtCTGGCGACTTACATCGCGTGGTGTGAGGGTAAAAGTCTTTGCGGCTATTGTGAAGCTTATAACTTCAGACAGCTTGTCATAATTAGAGCAGTCTGCTGCTATTCCGATTTGCTTATTAATTTTGACGATCAAATTCTAAGAATTACAATTATGGAGAAAAgggttaaaatttaatttaacaaATGAAATGATGagagataattaattaaaacagaAAGACTTACCGGTGGACCACGAATGTATGTACTCCCCGAGTCCACAAGAACTTTGCATCCCTTGGAGCAAACTTTCGTGTCAATTTTGCCCACAAAAAAGGAGTGCACCTTGAAGGTGTTATGCGGCCCTTCAGCATCAACGTAGGTATGAGCTCCGGTGAAGTGCTCTTGGTCTATACCTCCAAAGACTATTTCTCCACCGTTTTCACCAGAATCACTGTACCGTCGAAGCCATATCGAGAACACTTTGTTTGTAACCACCCCTTCATCCATCATCGTTCTCCAGATGGGACGAGCTCCTGTGATGGTTGATTTCGATAGGCCTGAAAGTCCAAATATGCCATCCCACGGCCTTTGGTAAATCCGTTTACCCCGGAGCTTCAGTTGCCTCGATGAACGCTTGCTGCTTGATGCGTAACCCGCCTATCTCGACCGCATCGTTGCTCATGAACCCCTTCAGAGAACCTGCTCCGTATCTGATTTCTTTTTTCGTCCCTGTATATATATAGCAGATAGATTTAAAATTCACAGGCACAAAACCCaccaattatatatatagctatATACATGTATcatatttatggaaaattattCAGCTTACCATCGCGTTTGTAAGTCTTTGATGCGCTTGATCTATACTTTTTGCCTCGCGGTTTAGGCCATTCTAAAGAAGGAACCCACAGGTCGAAACTCCCGGTGTCAAACAACACGTTGAAAGGCTGACCCGGAGTTCCTACCATAATTTGCCCGAAGTAAGTATTGTCATTATCATTTGTTAAAGACACATCGTCCTTGTTCCACAAGGTTTTCGTTTTGAGTGGGATTCTCATTATGGCTTGACctagaaaaagataaaataaaacaaaatgaattATTTATACGTATGAAATAGTCATATACATATAGATATGGGATATATATCTAATCTaatctaacaatactaaaagcagGATATCAACCTCTCTAAACGCGTCCACGTGGATTGGAAATTCAGACCAATCAAATGCAAGTTTTATGACATGTCATTAGGTCAACACATTAACATACTGAACTTCAATTTTATTCGGCAAAAtcgattcctttttttttcttctcagttTCTCTGCAAAACGTATTCTGAACTTTTGATTTCCTATCCAAGAGTCcgctcattgattcctcttcctttcttctctccttctctaCAAAACCTTTACCATACCCAAGagtcactttttttttaaacttcagGCTTGTGAACTCTTATTCTCGAATTCGACTTTTGTGTGGTTCTCTTAGAAATCCTATTTCTGTATTTATGATTCTGGAAATTGGAATTTTGTTTTTCGTAGTTGTAAGATGGGGAACATATGAGAAAGCTGTTATAGGCgtttcagataaaaaaaaaaaagaaacaagagctAAAGAAGGAGAATCACGATAAGTTACAAAGAGATTTACGGCAAAGATCAAATTGATGTGATCTCCTCTGAACTCTGATGGTATCAtggtaaaaatatttgattcaaAAGCACTAAAATTatagtgttttgttttgttttgtctctaAACATGATATAAACGTCTAAACATGATATAAACATCTGATTTGTTCGACGTGATTTTGTGCATTTAACATCTGATTTTTTCGACGTGATTTTGTGCACTTATGATCCAGAGAGAGACATAAGGCTTGCTACAAGGTCTTGAATGGGGAAGGAAAAACCTCGAAAAACTGAAGGTTTCCGTTGGATCTCTTGCATTCTCTGAACCATTTGGTTGTTGTAAGGGAACTTATTGTTCATCTGTGCGTTTTCTTCTTCCAaagggttttgtttttgttatcatACATTTTCACTTTCAATATTGTTATCATTTTTGAGTTTTAGCAGGGTAAGTATGATAATATGAAACTGAGGAAACTTCATGATAAAACCCACCGCGAGGAACATAGAATCAGAGGTGGAAAAATTAAAGAATGGACATTTGACAAAAAGTAAAACTGCTTCCCTTAATTCATCACATCTAGGATCAGACTGTTGCAATATATATCAGGATATATCGCGTTGCAGTGTTTATTATCTTTTATTGTTCCtgctcatatatttttttctggcctttttttctttataggaAGATATTTCCATTTGAAAACTATATACTTTTAATTAGTAAACTCTAAGTATGCTTCAAGATTTTcatgtctttttagtttctaTTCTTGAGCGTTTAACCTTTTACTAACGATCTTTTGTTAAAACCCTTGATTTTAGTGGCAGCTTCAGTATGTTTCTGGAGGTAAGCACAGTTCATCATCATTCTAATGTATTTTGTGTCCATTTTTCCACGTCTCTAAAAGACCTAAAACTAAATCTCACTGAACCAACCTCATATCTTAACCTTTTTGGAGTTCTGTGTGATCATGATTTTGTGGTTTCTTTCTCACAGGTTAGCACATTGGGGTACTTTGCATCACATTACCGTGTTATGAGGTATGTGATATTTTTCTTTGTCTAATACTCTGTGATCTGCGGGAGTGGTTTCACTAATTCACCAACAACAAAATGCAGGAGGAAGCTTGACGAGATTTATGACTTGGTAACTGCTTTGATTTTTAGGGGGTTTCAGAGGCTTACAGAAGAAACCGGTAAGgaagaaaattttaaagtagAAGTATGTTTATCAAATGATTTCATTGGTTTGGATTTCATTATCTATAGTGTATAGTCCCGGGAATAAACTACACATTCTTTTGTGGGTTTGGTGAGATGTGAAAATTATGAGTGGAGCTCAAGTTTCGGCCGTATGATGCTCTCTTAATTTTCTATACTTTTGTACTTCTTCTATGTATCAACATGCACTTAGAATTCACGTGTTGCATGGAGTTATGCCAGATGATGTTTCTCGGTAACTCAATTTTGCTGACCACTATTCAGCTTTTGGCTTAATTGATATGGTATGTACTCTCACATAGTAATTTGTGCTTCCCCTGAGCTATAAACCATACAAGAGTATGTTGCCAGCAATCCAGGTATTCCTCCCAGTTAATGGTTTCTTCACTTCTTTAAATTTGTAGCAATctagagttgatatattgatgGTTTTGTTTTGGTAGTTGCTTGCGGCTGGAGGTGCAATGTATGTGGAAGTTTTCAACAGAGTGATTCAATTGGCTTACAACATCATAAAGAGGAATAAAGTCGGAGAAACTAACACTTACTTGGATGGAACCTACTATTGTTTCACTTAACCAAACTTGAATCCATTACTCCAGTAGAGACTGCTCTACTTCCCGTAACGACGTTATCCGAGAATTAGCATAGTTTAATAAgtataaaattgtttttgttatagCTGGATGAGTTAGATGCAACGATTTTTGAATTGTGACTTTATCATTATGCACATGTTAcatttcctttcttcttcttttttgactAATGCATGTCATATTTCTTGAGTCATGAGATTCTCTGTTTCTTTGAGGTTTATTTCTCTGTAAGATTCAACAAAGCTGCTCGGATTGTGGTATGTCTACATCTGTGTGACTTTCTTTGATTCAAGAGTTTTCAATTTGAATTCCAAGTTGTGTTTCCTTCTCTGAAGGGCAGAAGCTAGGTGCTTTTTTGACATCCACCAAACCAGGAATGAAATTCTTTTATtcgtatttgtttttttttaagtttaattatatgattgattctacccaaaaaaataaatatgtgtATACACAACAGACTGCCCATGAATGAAAATATTACAATtgctaacaaaataaaataaatagatattatgtataactaaaatataaataagttgagttttttttgagaaaaaaataaatgaagttaAACCGTTTTTAGtaaaaactcaaatataaaaatatatgagtaatgAATCAcaactaaagtttaattaacttttcatTGAATTGCTTACCAGTCTATATATTTTCTGGTATTAACAAACAAGTTTACAATTTTGATACTTCCAAATTGTTGTGCAagacaaaaaaagaataatttaacatttttaatgatttatattttcataatcgttccacatatatatactctatatatatatattcaaatataaatgtcaaaatattataaacttaataaaattatgcaAATAAATCTGAGTCGGAAGATAACTGGTAGAATAAATTTATGACCCTATTTACATATATGTCAGAAAACATCAACCAAagcaatttttaatattatctaCTTTGccaaatagtatataattttaagaaaatcaaaacGCATGCGCGGAAACGGACCAAGtacttttaaaaagaaattacatgTAGCGTATCGGGAGACAAGGAAAAGAGTAAGACCAGCAACTATAAACCTTAAGCTAATACTCATggtttctctctttcttctgttttttttttttttttgaatttgattatACTATGCTGCAACATCAAGAGCCAAGACGGTATTTATAGACcatgaaatatttttcatttggaaatatttttcaaattgatCCAAATTGAAGAGTGTGTTGAATTTGATccaaattgtaatatttttcatgtGGAAATATTGACCAAAAATTTAGCATGTTTGTACTTATAAGATAATATCTTTTTGTTCTCTTTctgtctatatttttttttgaccaatTTTGTCTTTATTGTCCTttgtatttatcaaaattaatgaaataaaatagtTCTACAAACcccaaaaaatatgaaaataggaACAATTCAAAATATTCTCAATTGTAGTAGCATTTTGTTGGAAACTAAAActtgttaaataaaattttcaaattttgttatagtagattttatattatacagAAGATGACATTGTAAAAATTGAATTATACGTTTTGTTAGCTAATCTGTTTTTATTAGAATAAgtaatctataatttttttatactgTTTTTAACGCCTGTAATTCAATGTTCTAAGATTAGTCGATTTTGATTTAGAACCTCTTCTCTTATTTCTACACTGAGTAGAAATTGTAATCTATGGATAAtcattatcctaaaatatggaAAGTACCGTTATCTAATATTTTGAAGATATATGAAGATCTTTTCTATTTCCATATTTGAGTAAGATCAattttcttagcaaaaaaaaatgataaatcacTTGTATAATCATGACCAAATATCATAATATATGAAATGTACAGTTACCAAATATTTTGAAGATATATACAAATctttcatattttcatatttgagTACAATCAAttcttaataaaaaatt
The window above is part of the Brassica napus cultivar Da-Ae chromosome C3, Da-Ae, whole genome shotgun sequence genome. Proteins encoded here:
- the LOC106379037 gene encoding cardosin-F-like — encoded protein: MTISLRFIIAAGLILFLVSRYATGQAMMRIPLKSTKTLWSKDDVTLTNVNDNTYFGQIMVGTPGQPFNVLFDTGSFDLWVPSLKWPKPGSKRYRSSASKTYKPNGKKAEIRYGTGSLKGFMSNDAVEIGGLRIKQQAFIEATEAPGRRIYERPWDGIFGLSGISKSTITGARPVWRTMMDEGLVTKKVFSIWLRRYSDSAEDGGEIVFGGIDQEHFTGAHTYVDAEGPLNKFMMYSFFVGKIDTKVCSKGCKVVVDSGSTYIRGPPNLIVKINKQIGVAADCSNYDKLSEVISFTIAAKTFTLIPRDYIERKNGKCKSVFADAVTDFWQLGTPFIRAFHTVWDYQTPGTVKVGFAKSK
- the LOC125584437 gene encoding aspartic proteinase oryzasin-1-like: MDEGVVTNKVFSIWLRRYSDSGENGGEIVFGGIDQEHFTGAHTYVDAEGPHNTFKVHSFFVGKIDTKVCSKGCKVLVDSGSTYIRGPPNLIVKINKQIGIAADCSNYDKLSEVISFTIAAKTFTLTPRDYIERKNGKCKSVFPDGTTDLWQLGTPLIRAFHTVWDYQTPGTIKVGFAKSK
- the LOC125584076 gene encoding cardosin-H-like, with translation MSISLRFIVAGLTLFLVSRYATCQAIMRIPLKTKTLWNKDDVSLTNDNDNTYFGQIMVGTPGQPFNVLFDTGSFDLWVPSLEWPKPRGKKYRSSASKTYKRDGKLNNFP